The Aneurinibacillus uraniidurans genome segment CATTCGTCACTTCCCAGGACGGCGACAAATAGCGGTTGGCAATCTTCGTCGCACGTGTCTGTTCCTGATTACGATATACCATCGACCAAAACCCCGTACCAAAATCAATCGATGCCGCTACCGAGTAGACGAACACAAACAGCCACAATAGCGTAATTGCAATTAATTCATTCGTCATATACTCTCCCCTTTACGCCGCACCAGATGCACTTAATTCATTTGTAAGTGGATGGCGGCGGAAATAGTAGCGCAGCACAAGAATTGTCGCGACAGCTAGGATGACGTACACGATGACAAAAAGCATAAATAACAGCCCAATATTGCTAGAGCGAGTCATCGAGTCCGCCGTCAGCATTACCCGGTACAATACCCATGGCTGGCGACCTGTACAGGCAAAAATCCAGCCAAATTCAATGCCGATCATGGCAAGAGGTCCTGATGCAATAAAGATCGCCATCAACCAGCGCGGAAACATCTCCCGCTTCAGCCCATGCCGCCAGAAGAACCCGGCTAGTGACAACACAATGAGCAAGCTACCAATCATGACCATAACATTAAATAACGTATGAATGTAGAGCGGCGGCCAGGTAGCTTCAGGAAACTCATTCAACCCCTTTACCTCCGTGTCGAATCGATTGCCTGCTAAGAAACTGAGCATCCATGGCATTTCAATCCCGTACTTCACCCTCTGCGCTTCTCGATCGGTATATCCGAAAAGAGTTAGCGGTGCATACCGCTGTGTTTCAAATAATCCTTCCGCCGCGGCCAGCTTCTCAGGCTGGTGCTTATGCAGCGACTGCGCTGATTCATGCCCGTTCAGCGCTGTTAGCAACGAGAATATGCCCCCGAGAGCAAGCGATAACATGAGCGCTTTACGATGAAACGTAAACTCTGCTACAATCCCTCGCTTTTTCAGCATTTTATATGCCGCTGTAGATGCAACCGCAAATGCTCCCGTCATATACGCCGAGAACCACACATGCACCGCACTCACTGCGAACGTTGGGTTAAAAAAGCCTTTCCACGGGTCAACATCGACGACCGCTCCATTCTCAATCCGAAAGCCTGTTGGCGTTCCTTCAAACGTATGGACATTCGTAATCAGCACAGCCGAGGCCAGCGCCCCAATTGCTACTAATGTAACTGTTGTAATACGCATCGAACTTGTAAGTCGGTCATACGCATACACATAAATCGACATGAATAACGCTTCCAGCAAGAACGCAAAAATTTCAATCTGAAAAGGAAGCGCAATTACTTTCCCGACAATCTCCATAAACCCCGGCCATAAGAGCGACAACTGTACGCCGGCAATCGTACCTGATGGAATCCCGACACCAAGCAGAATTGCAACCACCTTCGTCCAGCGTCGTGCCATAATGTTATAATCTTTATCCTTGCGCCACCGCGCCATCAGCTCCGCTGTCAGAATCATAAATGGCAAGCCAACACCGAGCGTGGCAAAAATAATATGGAAAGCCATTGTCGTACCAAACATCGCACGAGCTAATTGAAGATCATCCATATTTATCTCCCCCTTTACTTTCCGATACTGCATACATGGTTTAGTATTTTACAGGAACTACTAAAGTATCCAGAATGCCGAACAGCACAATCTCCATGTTTTGCGTAATTCGCAGGTGGAATGTACAATAGAAGCATTCGGCATAACAAAAATAGGGGGATCACCATATGAACGCAGAACAAATTCAATTTTTCAAGCAAATGTTTGAGAATGCACTCCAGTTACCGGAGAAAGAACAACTAGTCCTGCTAGAAGGCATGGCAAACCAAGCAAAACAATTTGTGCAAAACAACAGTGATTTTCAAATGACACCGGAGCTTATGATGGAGATGATGGCGATGTTCTCCAAACTCTCTCCTGCTATGCAAGAAAAAGTAAAAGAAATAATCACTCCGTTTATGAAAGGCATATAAGCACAAAAAAACCGCACAGCTGCTAGAAAAACAGCGTGCGGCTTTTATTTTCCTTCCAACAAATAGCGTCTAACTACCGACACGCTCATCTGTTTTCGTGAATACCCGCTCCAACAAGTAAGCTGCATACGGATGCCTGTAATTTACCTCGTGTTCTAGCCGGTACAGCTGACTCCAGAGCGAATTGTATATAGACCGATATCGATTCGGGATCTCTTTCTGAAAACAGGCCTGCATATGAACAAGACGCCATTTAATGTAGGTCCGTTCTTCTTGCGTATTTTGTATCTCGCCCATGTCCATTCGTACAATCCGCTCATTCGCCTCATGGAATAATGTTTCTGCCATCTCATCGAAGCTTGCAAAGTTCCTGCCCTCAAAAATATAACCGAAATCGTTCATCTCTTTATCTCCTTGCAGATTGCTCTTCTATCATTGTGTTAGCAATATGCTTATGCAACAAACCAAAATATATCGCATCTGCTTAGCAAGTTAAAGAAACAAACGATCTCATATCGTTACATAAATCGACACTTCTATAAAATTAAGTCTTAGGTCACATGCTTTATTCACGCTCGAAGTCCCGCTTGCTTCTGAAGAATTTTTTGGTACTTGCGACTTACGGACGATTGGCTAATTCCAAGTGCCCGAGCCGCCATGGTGGTTGTTTTGTACCGTTCCATTGCCAGAATGATTAGCTGCTCCTCCACATCATCAAGCGCCTCTTGAAGCGGAATGAGACTCGTAATAATCGGACGCACTTTAACTGCAGCCCGCTTCCACTGCAGAAACTGATTCACATGCTCCCCTGCAATGATTTCATCCTCAGTAGTTACGACCGCGCGTTCAATAATATTTTGCAATTCCCGTACATTCCCCGGCCACGAATACACTTCCAGCAAATTAAGTGCATCTGGACTAAGCTGAATGTCACGTCCGTGCGCCTCATTCAGCCGCTGCAGAAATGAATACGCCAGCACCGGAATATCTTCCGGCCGCTCCCGTAACGGTGGGATATGAATCGGAATGACATTCAGACGATAAAACAGATCTTCGCGGAATTTGCGCTCTTCTACGAGTTTCTCCAGGTTTTTATTCGTTGCCGCTACAATTTGTACATCAATCGGAATCGGCTGTGTGCTGCCAACTGGGATGACTTCTCGCTCCTGTAGAACACGCAGGAGCTTCACTTGCAACGACAGCGGCATTTCTCCAATCTCATCAAGGAACAGTACCCCTTTATCTGCCTTCTGGAAATAGCCCACCTTGCCTTTCGGGTCAGCTCCCGTGAACGCTCCCTTCTCATACCCAAACAATTCGCTTTCCAGCAAGTGTTCAGGGATCGCACCACAATTTATTTTCAAGAATGGCTCATTCGCACGAGAACCAAGCTGGTGAATTGCTTTGGCAAAAACTTCTTTCCCTACTCCCGATTCTCCCGTCAGCAATACCGTAGAAGAGAAACGAGCAATTTTTTCAATTTCTCGTATAATCCGGTCAATCTTCGGACTACAGTACACAACACTTCGATTCAGCGTATGGCGGCTCTTTAAGCTCTCTAGCTCTTCCTTATACTGCCGCGACAGCTTCTTCATCTCCCGCAGCTCCGACTTAAGACGGGTCGTCTCGGTAATATCCCGCGATGCGATTACGATACGCTCGATGTTCCCATCTTCATCAAAAATCGGATTGCCCACTGCGAGCATTTTGCGTCCATTCTCCATATCTTGAATGATCGAGACCTTCCGCTTGCGTTCTAAGACCAGCCGAGTAACAGACGGATTGAACGTCCCTTGATCTTCCATCTCCAGCACATTTTTGCCAACGAGACTCCCGGTACCAAGGTCGTTTGCCGCCTGTGCATGCAGCGTATTATTATCGCTAAAGCGAATCAATTCCCCTTTATGATTGACGACGAGAATCTCGTCATAAATGGTCGATAAAATCGCTTTCAAATCTTTATTCAAGTTTTTCACATAGTCAAGTTCCATAACCATGTCTTCGATCATCGGCAAATCCTGAACGACGATCACAATACCCTTCACCTCGTGATCAACGCTCAGAATCGGACTATAGTCGGCCAGAATCCCCATCTCTTGTGTTACATGAAGCTGATTGAGAATTGCTTTCCCATTTGATAGCACGTATGAGATCTGTTCTGCCCCGAAAATATCGGTGGCCCGTCGGCTCGGCAGTTTCTGTCCTTCGCACCGGATCATACGCAGACCGGCATCATTATGATTAATAATGTCTCCCTGCTTATCCACTACAAAAATCCCCATCGGAATTGAAGCCAGGATGGTGCGGAACAAATCGATGTTATGGTCATCCTGTCGCAGAAGCTCAATCAGAATATCTTCCCGCTGCAAGTAGCCACATACTTCATCATGATGATTTCTTACAATGACAATTTCTTCTCCAAGCAGCTTGAACACATCAGATACGGCCACATCACAGTACACATGGCAGGCGAAATGAATCGGAACGATGTTCGCATGCAGAAGGGTAAGTGGTTCAGCGTCCATATCTGATTCAGT includes the following:
- a CDS encoding cytochrome ubiquinol oxidase subunit I, which codes for MDDLQLARAMFGTTMAFHIIFATLGVGLPFMILTAELMARWRKDKDYNIMARRWTKVVAILLGVGIPSGTIAGVQLSLLWPGFMEIVGKVIALPFQIEIFAFLLEALFMSIYVYAYDRLTSSMRITTVTLVAIGALASAVLITNVHTFEGTPTGFRIENGAVVDVDPWKGFFNPTFAVSAVHVWFSAYMTGAFAVASTAAYKMLKKRGIVAEFTFHRKALMLSLALGGIFSLLTALNGHESAQSLHKHQPEKLAAAEGLFETQRYAPLTLFGYTDREAQRVKYGIEMPWMLSFLAGNRFDTEVKGLNEFPEATWPPLYIHTLFNVMVMIGSLLIVLSLAGFFWRHGLKREMFPRWLMAIFIASGPLAMIGIEFGWIFACTGRQPWVLYRVMLTADSMTRSSNIGLLFMLFVIVYVILAVATILVLRYYFRRHPLTNELSASGAA
- a CDS encoding sigma 54-interacting transcriptional regulator; the protein is MLVFTEENIRNIHTVSIDTTLVQAQKTFDELHEPVLFVKNKEKLLGYVRAHDVVIETESDMDAEPLTLLHANIVPIHFACHVYCDVAVSDVFKLLGEEIVIVRNHHDEVCGYLQREDILIELLRQDDHNIDLFRTILASIPMGIFVVDKQGDIINHNDAGLRMIRCEGQKLPSRRATDIFGAEQISYVLSNGKAILNQLHVTQEMGILADYSPILSVDHEVKGIVIVVQDLPMIEDMVMELDYVKNLNKDLKAILSTIYDEILVVNHKGELIRFSDNNTLHAQAANDLGTGSLVGKNVLEMEDQGTFNPSVTRLVLERKRKVSIIQDMENGRKMLAVGNPIFDEDGNIERIVIASRDITETTRLKSELREMKKLSRQYKEELESLKSRHTLNRSVVYCSPKIDRIIREIEKIARFSSTVLLTGESGVGKEVFAKAIHQLGSRANEPFLKINCGAIPEHLLESELFGYEKGAFTGADPKGKVGYFQKADKGVLFLDEIGEMPLSLQVKLLRVLQEREVIPVGSTQPIPIDVQIVAATNKNLEKLVEERKFREDLFYRLNVIPIHIPPLRERPEDIPVLAYSFLQRLNEAHGRDIQLSPDALNLLEVYSWPGNVRELQNIIERAVVTTEDEIIAGEHVNQFLQWKRAAVKVRPIITSLIPLQEALDDVEEQLIILAMERYKTTTMAARALGISQSSVSRKYQKILQKQAGLRA